One window of the Rosa rugosa chromosome 3, drRosRugo1.1, whole genome shotgun sequence genome contains the following:
- the LOC133739047 gene encoding uncharacterized protein LOC133739047, whose amino-acid sequence MSRSQEPSALKRKRSDLQSGSLTEHESKLYDAIRSKADMGMSVQDLRRETGLQNNLFTKAIKTLQAKQLIKEVKNFENKTRKHYMATEFEPSKEITGGAWYDNGQFDTEFIKVVKRGVVKVIHDQKIATLEEISHAITMKKLLTVNLSAQELKQVLGALVLDNEVQKVESTDTGDFVGAKARKDCYKCCKRGEPNLASMASIPCGVCPRINQCTPDGIISPTTCEYLKKWLDF is encoded by the coding sequence ATGAGCAGATCACAAGAGCCTTCAGCCCTTAAACGGAAGCGCTCGGACTTGCAATCCGGGTCTTTGACAGAGCATGAAAGCAAACTCTATGATGCCATCCGCAGCAAGGCAGATATGGGCATGTCTGTACAAGACTTGAGGCGAGAAACAGGACTCCAGAACAATTTATTTACCAAGGCCATCAAAACACTTCAAGCCAAACAACTGATAAAAGAGgttaaaaattttgaaaacaaGACGAGGAAACATTACATGGCTACAGAGTTTGAGCCCTCGAAGGAGATAACTGGTGGTGCTTGGTATGATAATGGACAGTTTGATACTGAGTTTATAAAGGTTGTAAAACGTGGGGTTGTGAAGGTCATTCATGATCAGAAGATTGCTACCTTGGAGGAAATTTCACACGCAATTACGATGAAGAAGTTACTAACTGTTAACTTATCCGCACAGGAATTGAAACAGGTTCTTGGGGCTTTGGTTTTGGACAATGAGGTCCAGAAGGTGGAGAGCACTGATACGGGGGACTTTGTCGGTGCTAAAGCTAGGAAAGATTGTTATAAGTGCTGCAAGAGAGGGGAACCAAACTTAGCATCCATGGCTTCCATTCCATGCGGAGTCTGTCCGCGTATTAATCAATGTACCCCAGATGGCATTATTTCCCCAACCACCTGTGAATACTTAAAAAAATGGTTGGATTTCTGA